The Brassica napus cultivar Da-Ae chromosome C7, Da-Ae, whole genome shotgun sequence genome has a segment encoding these proteins:
- the LOC106396395 gene encoding UPF0426 protein At1g28150, chloroplastic-like codes for MGFVLISSCPPFSLVLISRLHQFSAGIKNSEISVGRQVSPTRRTLIAKACCFNLPQEPILSEALKEPIAFVGGMFAGLLRLDLNDEPLKEWVTRTVEASGITEEDVGGDGMASNEEESPQQIEIE; via the exons atGGGTTTCGTCCTAATTTCTTCTTGTCCCCCGTTCTCCCTCGTCCTTATCTCTCGGCTTCACCAG TTCTCCGCCGGAATCAAAAACAGTGAAATTTCGGTTGGTCGTCAAGTTTCTCCGACCCGTAGAACCCTAATTGCAAAAGCATGTTGTTTCAATCTTCCTCAAGAACCTATTCTCTCAGAGGCTCTCAAG GAGCCAATTGCATTTGTGGGTGGGATGTTTGCTGGACTACTCAGACTCGATCTAAACGATGAACCGCTTAAGGAATGGGTGACGCGAACTGTTGAAGCCTCTGGTATTACAGAAGAGGATGTCGGTGGAGATGGGATGGCCTCCAATGAAGAAGAATCTCCTCAACAGATTGAGATTGAATGA
- the LOC106392731 gene encoding uncharacterized protein LOC106392731, translating into MAGVWKETPDEDYLKYLLVWVRIRNIPVNHYTAEAITALGDIIGRVDVFAFDPDKPQTNAYVRVRVFFDVSRHVRRSKVVNRPKGGGSERQVKAKDWRKKVKEENQREEEGKQTFMVTIEKDDPLYGVLNDDQVGVDKATGQRKINHEVLQQMREYILAAEGGEKRVRQERVRKSVSDLDNDPLGQKKFLRLEAAPPIITHEVDKGKGFVFGYSKQNEPNHSLDNASRGSSSWVEKENVSLLSDSVDRVGDRASNSAEKGNNFFFDYSTGFSSGFFCC; encoded by the exons ATGGCAGGCGTATGGAAGG AGACGCCAGATGAGGATTACCTAAAGTACTTATTGGTTTGGGTTCGGATTCGCAATATACCGGTGAATCACTACACGGCAGAGGCTATTACTGCTCTGGGGGATATCATTGGGAGAGTGGATGTGTTTGCTTTTGACCCAGATAAACCGCAGACAAATGCTTATGTTCGTGTGAGGGTCTTCTTTGACGTCTCAAGACATGTGAGAAGATCAAAAGTGGTGAACCGACCAAAAGGAGGTGGATCG GAGCGTCAAGTGAAAGCAAAGGACTGGAGGAAAAAAGTTAAAGAGGAGAATCAGAGGGAAGAAGAAGGTAAACAGACCTTTATGGTCACTATCGAGAAAGATGATCCTCTGTATGGTGTTCTGAATGACGATCAAGTGGGTGTAGACAAAGCTACGGGTCAGAGGAAGATCAACCATGAGGTCCTACAACAGATGAGGGAGTACATTCTGGCTGCTGAAGGAGGTGAGAAGCGCGTAAGGCAGGAACGGGTTCGTAAATCTGTATCTGATTTGGATAATGATCCGTTAGGGCAGAAGAAGTTTCTGCGTCTTGAAGCTGCTCCTCCAATAATAACTCATGAAGTGGACAAAGGGAaaggttttgtttttggttactCGAAACAGAATGAACCTAACCACAGTCTGGACAATGCATCACGGGGTTCAAGTTCATGGGTTGAGAAAGAAAATGTTTCTTTGTTGTCAGACTCTGTTGATCGTGTAGGCGATAGAGCCTCAAATTCAGCGGAGAAGGGgaataattttttctttgacTATTCAACGGGTTTTAGTAGTGGTTTTTTCTGCTGCTAG